CCCCGGTCTACTTCTGCGACCCCCGCAGCCCGTGGCAGCGCGGCACCAACGAGAACACTAACCGCCTCCTGCGCCAGTACCTCCCGCGGCGCACGAACATGAACGCGACGAGTAACGACGAGCTCGAACGCATCGAGAGGCTCCTCAACGAACGGCCTCGGCAGGTCCTTGAATGGGCGGCGCCGACGGAGAGGTTTCTTGAGACCGCAGCGGCGGCTCGAGAATTGCGCCGGTCGATGAGCAGATCCGACGCAGGCGTGCGAGCTGTAGCTGAGGAATGAAGCCGGGGCAGGCAATGAGAATCGGCGACTGTGATGTGTCTCTGCGAGACCGCCCACCGGGGATACCCCTTCGAGTCAGGAGGGCGACCAGCGTGGGCGTGGCGCCGGTCTGGGCGCAGCCACGATCACATCGGGCTTGTCACGTGGACGATCCTGAGTGGGCCTTCTTCAGGTGTGGGCGTCTCGAACCCGTCGATGTACGCGATCGCTCGCTCGCGCGACACAGCGATGTCGTCCGGGCCGGAGTTCTCGCGCTGGGCCAACCTGTCCAGGAGGATCGACCGCCTGGTGTCCAGGTAGTAGACGACCGGGACGACGCCGAGGGGGGCGCAGAGCCGCCTGAACTCATCGCGCGAGGCACGGGACCAGAACGAGGAGTCCACGACGACGCCCTTCCCCTGCTTCACACAGTCGACGAGCTTGTCCTGGAGCGTTCCGTTGACGACCTGGCGCGCGTCGTCGCCGATCGGGTGGGTCCGGTGCCCGAGGGCCCACGCCTCGCCGTCGAACGAGACCCTGACATAGCCCCGGGCCTCCAGGCCACGCGCGTAGGTCGACTTCCCCGATCCAGCCGGACCGCACATGAGGATGACCTGGTCCACGTAGCCAACCCTATGCGGGCTCAACGCAGGTGAGGGACAAAGGCGGTGACGCCCGGGTAGGAGTCGAGGGCTGCATGACCACCTACGGCCGACATCACCCGGAAATCCGCTTGACCATACCGCCGTGCCGTAAGCCGATCCCCTACCGAGACACCCCGCGCACGCCCACGCGGCGAGGCAGCACCTTGATGTCGACTGTCTCGATAGACCCGCTCGAAAATCTGCCGGTGAGGGCTGCCTATCTGCGACACTCACGGCATGACCGCGACGCTCATCGGGTACGCACGCTGCTCGACCGCCGAACAAGACCTCACCGCCCAACGCCAAGCGCTCGAGACGATGGGAGTCGACCCGAGACGCGTCTACGTCGACCAGGGCGCGACCGGCACCCACCGCGACCGGCCCGGGCTCCGCGAGGCCCTGGCCGCGACCCGGTCCGGGGACACGCTCGTGGTGACCAAGCTCGATCGCCTCGCCCGCTCGATCCGCGACGCGCGCGACATCGTCGACGAGCTCACCACCCACGGCGTCCGGCTGCAGATCGGAGGCACCGTCCACGACCCCAACGACCCGGTTGGCCGGCTGCTGCTCAACGTGCTCGCGATGGTCGCCGAGTTCGAGGCTGACCTGATCCGCGCCCGCACCCGCGAAGGCATGGCCATCGCGAAGGCAAAGGGCAAGCTCAAGGGCCGCAAGCCCAAGCTCACTCCTGCCCAGGAGCGTCACCTCGTCGACCTCCACCACGCCGGCAACCACACCTCCGCCGAGATCGCCGAGCTCTTCGGGGTCTCCCGCGCGACCGTCTACCGCGCCGTCGGACGTGCTCGACCTCTGGCAGCACGCTCGGGCGAGGCCTAGCCTCGATCCATGTGGAGACGTCATAAGCCGAAGCCGCTGAATGAGGTCGATCGCTGGATCAACGAGGGCCAGTCTGCCACCGTCGAGGACCGGCTCAACACCATCGCGCACCAGCACGCCGGACACTCGGAAGACGAGGTCCGAACCGCGCTGCAGTCCGCGAGGATCCCAGCTCCCGCGTCGGTGATCGACGGGCTCGCGTCCCGGATCTCTGTCCTCGAGCCCGCCCAAGGGACACGGGCCACGGTGCGCATGCGCACCCACGATCCCCGCTGAGCTCGACGCTAGAGTTCCTCGGAGTGAAGGTGGTGCGTTGATCGGTTGAGACCGCCGGGTCTTATCGTGCCCAATGGGCCAGACGTTGAAGTGAGGTGGGGCTGAGTTGCTGATCGGCGTCTGAGCAGTGCTCGAGCGGGATCGCGAGGGGTCGATCGTCTGCAAAGTAGATTCGGGCAGCAACCGGACCGATACGCTTCGACCGTGAACATGAAGTCGCTCGCCGCCGTCGCTGTCCTCGCTACCCTCCTCCTGAGTGGATGCTCAGCAACGACGAAGCCGTCGTTGCTCGACGCCCCCGAGGGGTACCAGAACATTGAGAATGAACTCGCAATTCGCGAGGCCCCGGACGGTACCGCGTGCTCTATCTCGAGCGTCGGATGCCGTGTTGTGGAGGCGTTCGCGATCCAGGACTGCCCGAATGGCGCCTACATCGAGGCGAGGGTGCTGGACGGGGGTG
This genomic stretch from Microbacterium sp. Nx66 harbors:
- a CDS encoding AAA family ATPase, with the translated sequence MDQVILMCGPAGSGKSTYARGLEARGYVRVSFDGEAWALGHRTHPIGDDARQVVNGTLQDKLVDCVKQGKGVVVDSSFWSRASRDEFRRLCAPLGVVPVVYYLDTRRSILLDRLAQRENSGPDDIAVSRERAIAYIDGFETPTPEEGPLRIVHVTSPM
- a CDS encoding recombinase family protein codes for the protein MTATLIGYARCSTAEQDLTAQRQALETMGVDPRRVYVDQGATGTHRDRPGLREALAATRSGDTLVVTKLDRLARSIRDARDIVDELTTHGVRLQIGGTVHDPNDPVGRLLLNVLAMVAEFEADLIRARTREGMAIAKAKGKLKGRKPKLTPAQERHLVDLHHAGNHTSAEIAELFGVSRATVYRAVGRARPLAARSGEA